From Sediminibacterium sp. TEGAF015, a single genomic window includes:
- a CDS encoding OB-fold putative lipoprotein: MKKWVKIILMLGLAGAITGGIIAYKILTKPHRDVTTEKAIAIKAQALFEAFKKDEAAANAQYLDKAIEIEGEIVDFSTNQDGQVVVNFKTDDPFFVINCTFKTNPGELKAGTTIRFKGICTGYIPDANVVINEGVLLQ; the protein is encoded by the coding sequence ATGAAAAAATGGGTAAAAATCATATTGATGCTGGGACTGGCAGGAGCCATTACCGGTGGGATTATAGCTTACAAAATATTGACCAAGCCGCACAGGGATGTAACCACCGAAAAAGCAATTGCCATAAAGGCCCAAGCTCTATTTGAAGCTTTTAAAAAAGATGAAGCCGCAGCCAACGCACAATACTTGGACAAAGCCATTGAGATTGAAGGAGAAATTGTAGACTTTAGTACCAACCAAGATGGACAGGTAGTGGTGAATTTTAAAACAGACGATCCCTTTTTTGTAATCAACTGTACCTTTAAAACCAATCCGGGTGAGCTGAAAGCAGGTACTACCATACGTTTCAAAGGAATTTGTACCGGATATATTCCGGACGCCAATGTAGTGATTAACGAGGGAGTACTCCTCCAATAA
- a CDS encoding PAS domain S-box protein, whose amino-acid sequence MPESNALLRILVVEDNPADQVVLEALLWKTRLPIHQITRASSNAEADAWLNKEKPSLILLDLSLPDSMGIDSFTHINQVAPAIPIIVLTGLSDMDMALETMAAGAQDYLVKGEFDEKLLSKSIQYSIERKRNLENMRVSNERYNIVVQATSDAVWEMNLANQTVLWVGDNFKKTFGYDLVDVYVDATDWIIKIHPEDRERVQTSITNAYSKSGSPYWKEEYRFLKADGSYAYVLDRGYIIYENDQPVRMIGAMQDITERKESAEKILLSEKRYRSLFYYNPMAIFIWDLQTQQILEVNDMAVKEYGYTREELLKLTIWDLRSPEHYSKLKQFIEHISSAPEMDSGGTWEHLTKSGERIIMNVYSHRIQYSGKDAVMAIAQNVTAKLLLEKKLEEERMIKQKEIAEAVINTQETERHDISRELHDNVNQQLTVAMMYIASAEKKQVPGSELLRQSADYILHAIEEIRRLSKGLVTPLIKDFGLVKAIESVLEDVQAVKDMKIEFLNDTFFEDDIHYDFKLSLFRIVQEQVNNVLKHARASTLKVELGRNQNSIYLSIYDNGVGFDASVQKKGIGLYNITSRVELFNGTISIHTAPTAGCAMHMSFPITQAIMRH is encoded by the coding sequence ATGCCTGAGTCTAACGCCTTGTTGCGCATTTTAGTTGTAGAAGATAACCCCGCGGATCAGGTTGTTTTAGAGGCATTATTATGGAAGACAAGATTACCTATTCATCAGATTACGCGTGCCAGTAGCAATGCAGAGGCGGATGCATGGTTGAATAAAGAAAAGCCCAGTTTAATTTTGTTGGATCTTTCTTTACCCGATAGTATGGGTATTGACTCCTTTACACATATTAACCAGGTTGCACCTGCTATTCCAATCATTGTATTAACTGGGTTGTCTGATATGGATATGGCTTTGGAAACCATGGCCGCAGGTGCACAGGATTATCTGGTGAAAGGGGAGTTTGATGAAAAACTACTCTCCAAATCTATACAGTACAGCATTGAGCGAAAGCGCAATCTTGAAAATATGCGCGTTAGTAATGAGCGGTATAATATTGTAGTACAAGCTACCAGTGATGCAGTCTGGGAAATGAATCTAGCCAATCAAACCGTGCTTTGGGTAGGCGATAATTTCAAAAAAACCTTTGGTTATGATTTGGTGGATGTATATGTGGATGCTACAGATTGGATTATAAAAATTCATCCGGAGGACAGGGAGAGGGTACAAACTAGTATTACCAATGCATATTCAAAATCTGGGAGTCCTTATTGGAAAGAAGAATATCGGTTTTTAAAGGCTGATGGTTCCTATGCTTATGTATTGGATCGTGGGTATATTATCTATGAAAATGATCAACCTGTCAGAATGATTGGTGCCATGCAGGATATTACGGAAAGAAAAGAAAGTGCCGAAAAAATCCTGCTTTCTGAAAAACGCTACCGTAGTTTGTTCTATTATAACCCTATGGCCATCTTTATCTGGGACTTACAAACTCAGCAGATTCTTGAAGTCAATGATATGGCTGTGAAAGAGTATGGCTATACCCGGGAAGAGCTTTTGAAATTGACTATCTGGGATTTGCGGTCTCCTGAACATTATTCAAAACTGAAGCAGTTTATTGAGCATATTTCCAGCGCTCCTGAAATGGATTCAGGCGGCACTTGGGAGCACCTAACCAAATCTGGTGAGCGCATTATTATGAATGTGTATTCGCACCGAATTCAATACAGTGGTAAAGATGCAGTGATGGCCATTGCGCAGAATGTAACTGCCAAATTGTTGCTGGAGAAAAAGCTGGAAGAAGAGAGAATGATTAAGCAAAAAGAAATTGCAGAAGCTGTTATCAATACCCAGGAAACAGAGCGGCACGATATCAGCAGAGAACTGCACGATAATGTAAATCAACAACTCACTGTTGCCATGATGTATATTGCCTCTGCTGAAAAAAAGCAGGTGCCTGGATCTGAGTTGTTGAGACAATCCGCAGATTATATTTTGCATGCCATTGAAGAAATCAGAAGATTGTCGAAAGGATTGGTTACTCCTTTGATTAAAGACTTTGGTCTGGTAAAAGCCATTGAAAGTGTGCTGGAAGATGTGCAAGCTGTTAAAGACATGAAGATTGAATTTTTGAACGATACTTTCTTTGAAGACGATATTCATTATGATTTTAAACTCAGTTTGTTCCGTATTGTGCAGGAACAGGTAAACAATGTTTTAAAACACGCACGGGCAAGTACTTTAAAAGTAGAATTGGGTAGAAATCAAAATAGTATTTATTTGTCCATTTATGATAATGGGGTGGGTTTTGATGCTTCTGTTCAGAAAAAAGGAATTGGTTTGTACAATATTACCAGCCGCGTTGAATTGTTTAATGGAACCATTAGTATTCATACTGCCCCTACTGCTGGTTGTGCGATGCATATGAGTTTTCCTATAACGCAGGCAATCATGCGTCACTAA
- a CDS encoding AMP-dependent synthetase/ligase, with product MTIKRLFDAIQHQLDHFPKQDMLSAKINGEWKKYSTAEVADTVNRLSAGLLSLGVRANDFSPEGSDKIAIISNNRPEWVFTDLAVQQIGAILVPVYPTTNPNELTFILNDAAVKYIFVSNEELLSKVNSIVDKVPSLQGMYTFDTIAGAKHWSEVTQLATSSLLTDVDRIKASVPVDHLATIIYTSGTTGTPKGVMLSHSNIYNNVQFSKKSFPFNDAPESKVLSFLPLNHIFEKTCTYIYLYSGISIYYAESLDTIGDNLKEIKPNGFTTVPRLLEKVFEKIMAKGNELTGTKRKLFFWAVDLAEKYDNRVSGGLWYNIQLAIANKLIFSKWREALGGNISFIITGGAACQVKLLRIFNAAGVPVYEGYGPTENSPVICVNRQEKGGTKFGTVGPAIDGIQVKLAEDGEILVTGPCVMKGYYKRPDLTAETVVDGWLLTGDIGIWDENKFLKITDRKKELFKTSGGKYVAPQPIENKLKESPFVEQVMVVGSERKFVGALIVPSFATLKEWMREKNIPFTTNEDVIHHPKVLELYRELVESFNKFFNHVEQIKKFELLPNEWTVDTGEMTPKLSLKRKVVNEKFKDAIERIYA from the coding sequence ATGACTATAAAGCGACTTTTTGATGCCATACAGCACCAGCTGGATCATTTTCCGAAACAGGATATGTTGTCGGCTAAAATAAATGGAGAATGGAAAAAATATAGTACTGCGGAAGTGGCAGATACGGTGAACCGATTAAGTGCAGGTTTGCTATCCCTAGGGGTTCGTGCCAACGACTTCTCTCCAGAAGGCAGCGATAAAATAGCCATTATTAGTAACAATCGTCCAGAATGGGTTTTTACTGATTTGGCTGTACAGCAGATAGGTGCCATCTTGGTTCCCGTTTATCCAACTACCAACCCTAATGAACTAACTTTTATTTTAAATGATGCGGCAGTTAAATACATTTTTGTAAGCAACGAAGAATTGCTGTCTAAAGTCAATAGCATTGTAGATAAAGTGCCTTCTTTACAGGGTATGTATACATTTGATACCATTGCTGGTGCAAAGCATTGGTCTGAAGTTACCCAATTGGCTACCTCTTCTTTATTAACTGACGTAGATCGTATAAAAGCAAGTGTGCCGGTTGATCATTTGGCTACCATTATTTATACTTCAGGTACAACGGGTACACCCAAAGGTGTTATGTTGTCGCATTCAAATATTTATAACAATGTGCAATTCAGCAAAAAGAGTTTTCCTTTTAATGATGCACCGGAATCCAAAGTGCTTAGCTTTCTTCCGCTGAATCATATTTTTGAAAAAACCTGCACCTATATTTATTTGTACAGCGGCATCAGTATTTATTATGCAGAAAGTTTAGATACCATTGGGGATAACCTCAAAGAAATAAAACCCAATGGATTTACTACTGTGCCTCGTTTGCTAGAAAAAGTATTTGAAAAAATCATGGCTAAGGGCAACGAGTTAACGGGTACCAAAAGAAAGCTTTTCTTCTGGGCAGTTGACCTGGCTGAAAAATACGATAACAGAGTTAGTGGAGGACTTTGGTACAATATTCAACTAGCCATTGCCAATAAACTAATTTTCTCTAAATGGCGAGAAGCATTGGGTGGAAATATTTCGTTTATCATAACGGGAGGCGCGGCTTGTCAGGTAAAGCTCTTGCGTATTTTCAACGCAGCAGGTGTGCCAGTGTATGAAGGCTATGGTCCTACAGAAAACAGCCCTGTTATTTGCGTAAATCGTCAGGAAAAAGGGGGGACTAAGTTTGGGACAGTAGGTCCTGCGATTGACGGCATTCAAGTGAAATTAGCAGAGGACGGAGAAATTCTAGTTACAGGGCCGTGTGTGATGAAGGGATATTACAAACGACCTGATTTAACTGCTGAAACAGTAGTAGATGGTTGGTTGTTAACGGGTGATATTGGCATTTGGGATGAAAATAAATTTTTGAAAATCACAGATCGCAAAAAAGAATTGTTTAAAACCAGCGGAGGGAAATATGTAGCTCCTCAGCCAATAGAAAATAAATTAAAAGAGAGCCCATTTGTAGAACAAGTAATGGTGGTGGGTTCTGAGCGAAAGTTCGTAGGAGCGCTAATTGTTCCTTCTTTTGCTACGTTAAAAGAGTGGATGAGAGAAAAAAATATTCCTTTTACCACCAATGAAGATGTGATTCATCATCCGAAAGTTCTGGAATTGTATCGCGAGTTGGTGGAAAGCTTTAATAAGTTTTTTAACCATGTTGAACAGATTAAAAAGTTTGAACTTTTGCCTAATGAATGGACGGTTGACACAGGTGAAATGACACCCAAGTTGAGCCTGAAAAGAAAAGTAGTGAATGAGAAATTCAAAGACGCCATAGAAAGAATCTATGCCTGA
- a CDS encoding DUF1015 domain-containing protein: MAIIKPFRALRPQPQLAKQVASLPYDVLNSAEAKIAAQGNSHTFLHITKSEIDLSDKIDIHSAEVYAQAKDNLDAFIKRDVLFRESKPCYYIYQLIMNGRSQTGLVCVSSVDDYENDLIKKHEFTRPEKEQDRINHIKTTGAQTGNVFLAYRNHAAVDAIIEKWKQAKSPVYDFVAEDGIQHSIWIVNDSDVVESITAVFEKEIPCTYIADGHHRAASAAKVRRQLGGEVPEGANYFLTTLFPSNQLYIMDYNRVVKDLNGLSKADFLAALASSFDVVSMGKQMVKPEQLHTMGLYVGGEWFLLTAKPGTYSNDPIGVLDVSVLQEKILGPILGIMDQRTDKRIDFVGGIRGLGALEQRVDSGEMAAAISLYPVTIDQLFAIADSGNVMPPKSTWFEPKLRDGLLTHLIND, from the coding sequence ATGGCAATAATCAAACCTTTCAGGGCGCTCAGGCCCCAACCACAACTGGCCAAGCAGGTAGCCAGCTTACCTTATGATGTATTGAACAGTGCAGAAGCAAAAATTGCTGCACAAGGCAATTCGCATACTTTTTTACATATCACCAAAAGTGAAATTGACTTATCTGATAAAATAGATATTCATAGTGCAGAAGTGTATGCACAGGCTAAAGACAATTTAGACGCATTTATTAAGAGAGATGTGTTGTTTAGAGAATCCAAGCCTTGTTATTATATCTACCAGCTCATCATGAATGGCAGAAGCCAGACCGGTTTGGTTTGTGTAAGCAGTGTAGATGATTATGAAAATGACCTGATTAAAAAACACGAGTTTACCCGTCCGGAAAAAGAACAGGATCGTATCAATCATATTAAAACAACAGGTGCGCAAACGGGTAATGTGTTTTTAGCTTATCGCAACCATGCTGCTGTTGATGCTATTATTGAGAAGTGGAAGCAGGCTAAATCTCCTGTGTATGATTTTGTAGCAGAAGACGGGATTCAGCACAGCATCTGGATTGTAAACGACTCTGATGTTGTTGAATCCATCACCGCTGTTTTTGAAAAAGAAATTCCCTGTACCTATATCGCAGATGGTCATCATCGTGCAGCTTCTGCTGCTAAAGTGCGCAGGCAGTTGGGTGGGGAAGTGCCTGAGGGGGCTAATTATTTTTTGACCACTTTATTCCCTTCGAATCAACTCTATATAATGGATTACAATAGAGTAGTAAAGGATTTGAACGGGTTGAGCAAAGCCGACTTTTTAGCAGCGCTGGCTAGTTCCTTCGATGTGGTTTCTATGGGAAAACAAATGGTGAAGCCCGAACAATTGCATACCATGGGCTTGTATGTTGGCGGAGAGTGGTTTTTGCTAACGGCAAAGCCTGGCACTTATTCCAATGATCCAATTGGCGTGTTAGATGTATCTGTTTTACAGGAAAAAATATTGGGTCCTATTCTAGGAATTATGGATCAGCGTACTGATAAGCGCATTGATTTTGTAGGTGGTATCAGAGGGTTGGGTGCATTGGAGCAAAGAGTGGATAGTGGCGAAATGGCTGCTGCCATTAGCTTGTATCCGGTTACGATTGATCAGTTATTTGCTATTGCGGATAGCGGCAATGTAATGCCTCCTAAAAGTACCTGGTTTGAACCGAAGTTGAGAGATGGGCTTTTGACACATTTAATCAATGATTAA
- a CDS encoding YceI family protein encodes MKKFLFIALLTFAFTQTQAQKIYGTRNAKVSFIATNDEDVKAVNNEVASRLSDKGEISFSLLIKGFKFEYAEMQEKFNNDYAESNKFPRAEFKGTISNIKDINFTKDGNYKAVVKGNLTLHGVSKPITVNGTITVKAGKLSATGKFPILMKDHKIEASAVTEKVNAEINAVYQ; translated from the coding sequence ATGAAAAAGTTTTTATTCATAGCGCTATTAACCTTCGCATTTACACAAACGCAAGCACAAAAAATATACGGCACGCGCAATGCCAAAGTAAGCTTTATAGCTACCAACGATGAAGACGTTAAAGCCGTAAACAATGAAGTAGCCAGCCGCTTATCCGATAAAGGAGAGATCAGCTTTAGCTTGCTCATCAAAGGGTTTAAGTTTGAATACGCAGAAATGCAGGAAAAGTTCAACAACGACTACGCAGAGAGCAACAAATTCCCCAGAGCAGAATTCAAGGGCACTATCAGCAATATCAAGGATATTAATTTTACCAAAGATGGCAACTACAAAGCAGTGGTAAAAGGCAATTTAACCTTACATGGCGTAAGCAAACCCATTACCGTAAATGGTACCATCACTGTAAAAGCGGGCAAATTATCTGCAACTGGTAAGTTCCCGATTTTAATGAAAGACCATAAAATTGAAGCCTCTGCGGTAACAGAAAAAGTGAACGCAGAAATCAATGCGGTTTATCAATAA
- the serC gene encoding 3-phosphoserine/phosphohydroxythreonine transaminase produces MKLHNFNSGPSILPAPVLKQAAEAVLNYKNTGLSLLEIGHRTPWFLEILDEARNAVKELMQIDDSYEVLFLHGGATTQFMQVPMNLLDSHAAAAYCDNGVWGNKAWKEASLFGKVDIVSDGSGSQYRSIPKNFEVPNDAAYLHFTSNNTVEGTQWHQYPETSVPLVADMSSDIFSRPAPYNKLSLIYAGAQKNMGAAGVNLVVVKKELLGKVARKIPTIMNYQKHIEAGSLMNTPPVFAVYVSMLTLRWIIQEGGLDAMGMRNARKSSLLYDTIDSIPLFDAPVAKEDRSEMNAIFFLKDPSLEESFLALCKQEGMVGVKGYRTVGGIRVSMYNALPFDSVTEFCNLLHYFAQKHG; encoded by the coding sequence ATGAAGCTGCATAATTTTAATTCTGGTCCTTCCATTTTGCCAGCGCCTGTGCTGAAACAGGCAGCTGAAGCGGTGTTGAATTATAAAAACACAGGTCTTTCCTTGTTGGAAATTGGTCATAGAACACCCTGGTTTCTGGAAATTTTAGATGAAGCCAGAAATGCAGTGAAAGAGCTCATGCAAATAGATGATTCGTATGAAGTATTGTTTTTGCATGGGGGAGCAACCACGCAGTTCATGCAGGTTCCTATGAATTTGTTAGACAGCCATGCAGCGGCTGCCTACTGCGATAACGGCGTTTGGGGCAACAAAGCCTGGAAGGAAGCCAGCCTTTTCGGTAAAGTGGATATAGTGTCTGACGGATCCGGCAGCCAGTACCGATCCATCCCTAAAAATTTTGAAGTACCCAATGATGCTGCCTATTTGCATTTTACTTCGAATAACACGGTGGAAGGCACGCAATGGCATCAATATCCTGAAACATCGGTGCCACTGGTGGCAGATATGAGCAGCGATATTTTTAGCAGACCCGCACCGTATAATAAGCTTTCATTGATCTATGCAGGCGCTCAAAAAAATATGGGTGCTGCGGGTGTGAACCTGGTGGTGGTGAAAAAAGAGTTGCTCGGAAAAGTCGCGCGTAAAATCCCCACCATCATGAATTACCAGAAACATATTGAAGCGGGTTCTTTAATGAATACGCCTCCTGTGTTTGCTGTATATGTGAGCATGCTAACGCTTCGCTGGATTATTCAGGAAGGCGGTTTGGATGCGATGGGCATGCGCAATGCCAGAAAGTCTTCTCTTTTATATGATACCATTGATTCCATTCCGCTTTTTGATGCACCTGTTGCTAAAGAGGATAGAAGTGAAATGAATGCGATTTTTTTCTTGAAAGATCCATCTTTAGAAGAATCTTTTTTAGCGCTTTGCAAACAGGAAGGGATGGTTGGAGTAAAGGGATACAGAACTGTTGGTGGTATCAGGGTAAGCATGTACAATGCTTTGCCTTTTGATAGTGTTACCGAGTTTTGTAATCTGCTCCATTACTTTGCGCAGAAGCACGGTTAG
- a CDS encoding tetratricopeptide repeat protein — protein MKKILLGCCGFLLALQLFAQAPTVKQLQESAMALMQQGDFTNAMVALEKAKVQEPQNLETLKNISFCYFLQREFAQAIDAGKIAIEHPNADQQSFQILGMSYKAIADYAAANKVYKRALKKFPDGGVIYSEYGESLMQENKKEEAIAAWEKGIELAPSYSGNYYYAAKYYYKEMNWIRVLIHGELFVNLESYSTRTEEVKKALWDAYRNLLRPIVKTPYHLVPKYSVFEQKQLAIYEKTKPMVADGLTMDNIGSIRTRLLTEWMTESATAYPYQLFQHWQHMIREGFFEAYNQWLFGAVYDADAYQKWQATHAEEANKFKEFQQSRVYRQPAGQYYLN, from the coding sequence ATGAAAAAAATATTGTTAGGATGCTGTGGATTTTTGTTGGCCTTACAGCTATTTGCGCAAGCGCCCACAGTTAAGCAATTGCAGGAATCTGCCATGGCATTGATGCAGCAGGGAGACTTTACCAATGCTATGGTGGCGTTGGAAAAAGCAAAGGTACAAGAGCCACAAAACCTGGAAACCCTAAAGAATATTTCTTTCTGTTATTTTCTGCAAAGAGAATTTGCTCAAGCCATTGATGCGGGGAAAATTGCCATTGAACATCCCAATGCAGATCAGCAAAGCTTTCAGATTTTGGGCATGTCTTATAAAGCGATTGCAGATTATGCGGCAGCCAATAAAGTATATAAGCGTGCCTTGAAAAAATTTCCTGATGGGGGTGTTATTTACAGTGAGTACGGCGAGTCGCTGATGCAAGAAAATAAAAAAGAGGAAGCCATTGCTGCCTGGGAAAAAGGAATTGAATTGGCCCCTTCTTATAGCGGCAACTATTATTATGCAGCAAAATATTACTATAAAGAAATGAACTGGATCCGTGTGTTGATACACGGAGAGTTATTTGTAAACTTAGAGAGTTATTCTACCCGAACAGAAGAAGTAAAAAAAGCGCTTTGGGATGCTTATCGTAATCTGTTGCGTCCTATTGTGAAAACGCCTTACCACTTAGTACCCAAGTATTCTGTATTTGAACAAAAGCAATTGGCTATTTATGAGAAAACCAAGCCCATGGTTGCTGATGGATTAACCATGGATAATATTGGTAGTATTAGAACCCGTTTGCTTACGGAGTGGATGACCGAAAGTGCTACAGCCTATCCCTACCAGTTATTTCAGCACTGGCAGCATATGATTCGGGAAGGATTTTTTGAAGCCTATAATCAGTGGCTGTTTGGCGCTGTTTATGATGCAGATGCCTATCAAAAATGGCAGGCGACGCATGCGGAAGAAGCCAATAAATTTAAGGAGTTTCAACAGAGCCGGGTTTATAGACAACCCGCTGGTCAGTATTATTTAAATTAG
- a CDS encoding 2-isopropylmalate synthase produces the protein MADKIHIFDTTLRDGEQVPGCKLNTKEKLSLAVQLEELGVDIIEAGFPVSSPGDFESVSQIARTIKNATVCGLTRAVQKDIEVAAQALKYAVRPRIHTGIGTSDFHIKAKFNSTREEILARAIQCVKWARNFTDDVEFYAEDAGRTDNEYLARVVEAVIAAGATVVNIPDTTGYCLPHQYGEKIAFLKNNVSNIDKAIISCHCHNDLGLATANSISGAINGARQIECTINGLGERAGNTSLEEVVMIIAQHKQLDLYTNIKTQLLNPLSREVSEVMRMPVQPNKAIVGSNAFSHSSGIHQDGFLKSAETYEIINPELVGAEGSKIVLTARSGRSALAHRLQKLGYDFNRDDIDVLYEDFLLIADSKKEVEESDLNLLANQYKKQRAIA, from the coding sequence ATGGCTGATAAGATTCACATTTTTGATACTACCCTTCGTGATGGTGAACAAGTTCCTGGCTGTAAACTTAATACAAAAGAAAAACTGTCGTTGGCTGTGCAATTGGAAGAGTTGGGCGTAGACATTATTGAAGCTGGATTTCCTGTATCCAGCCCGGGAGACTTTGAGTCTGTCTCTCAGATTGCAAGAACCATTAAGAATGCTACCGTATGCGGTTTAACAAGAGCAGTTCAAAAAGATATAGAAGTAGCTGCCCAGGCCCTGAAGTATGCAGTAAGACCCAGAATTCATACCGGTATTGGTACTTCTGATTTTCATATCAAAGCCAAATTCAATTCTACCCGCGAAGAGATATTAGCAAGAGCTATTCAATGCGTAAAGTGGGCAAGGAATTTTACCGATGATGTAGAGTTTTATGCAGAAGATGCAGGCAGAACAGACAATGAATACCTGGCAAGAGTGGTTGAAGCTGTTATTGCAGCAGGTGCTACTGTAGTAAATATTCCAGATACTACCGGATATTGTTTGCCCCATCAGTATGGCGAAAAAATTGCTTTCTTGAAAAACAATGTTTCGAATATAGACAAAGCGATTATTTCCTGTCATTGTCATAATGACCTGGGTTTGGCTACTGCCAACTCTATCAGTGGTGCAATTAATGGTGCCAGACAAATTGAATGTACCATTAATGGATTGGGTGAACGAGCAGGAAATACTTCTTTGGAAGAAGTAGTTATGATTATTGCACAGCACAAGCAATTGGATTTATATACCAATATTAAGACGCAGTTGCTAAATCCTTTGAGCAGGGAGGTTTCTGAAGTCATGCGCATGCCTGTTCAACCCAACAAAGCGATTGTAGGTTCCAATGCATTTTCACACTCTTCTGGCATTCATCAGGATGGATTTCTGAAGTCTGCAGAAACCTATGAAATTATCAATCCGGAATTAGTTGGTGCAGAAGGAAGCAAAATTGTTTTAACTGCCAGAAGCGGACGAAGTGCACTTGCACACCGGTTACAGAAACTGGGATACGATTTTAACAGAGATGATATAGATGTACTCTATGAGGATTTCTTACTGATTGCTGATAGCAAGAAAGAAGTAGAAGAATCT
- the recR gene encoding recombination mediator RecR, with amino-acid sequence MQLPSTLLENAVAQFAKLPGIGKKTALRLVLHLLKQDVNEVALFGDTLTKMRKEIQFCKRCNNISDGEICSICSNTARNQHIVCVVENIRDVIAIESTQQFNGTYHVLGGIISPLDGIGPDQLTIELLVKRITQEQVDELVFALSPNIQGDTTIYFIQKKIAHLSCKITTIARGIAFGGELEYADEMTLARSIANRLPVQQYVQ; translated from the coding sequence ATGCAACTCCCTTCCACCTTATTAGAAAATGCAGTAGCGCAATTTGCCAAGCTACCGGGCATTGGAAAAAAGACCGCGCTCAGACTGGTCTTACATTTATTGAAGCAGGATGTAAATGAAGTCGCTTTGTTTGGAGACACTTTAACCAAAATGCGAAAGGAGATACAGTTTTGCAAACGCTGTAACAATATCAGTGACGGCGAAATCTGCAGTATCTGCAGCAATACAGCGCGCAATCAGCATATTGTTTGCGTAGTAGAAAATATACGGGATGTAATTGCGATAGAAAGCACCCAGCAATTCAACGGCACGTACCATGTGCTCGGAGGGATTATATCCCCCTTAGATGGCATAGGCCCCGATCAGCTAACGATTGAGCTGCTGGTGAAACGGATTACGCAGGAACAGGTAGACGAATTGGTTTTTGCACTGAGTCCGAATATACAGGGAGACACGACCATTTATTTTATTCAGAAAAAAATTGCCCATTTGTCCTGCAAAATCACCACTATCGCCCGTGGCATAGCATTTGGGGGAGAACTGGAATATGCAGACGAAATGACTTTGGCCCGAAGCATTGCCAATAGACTGCCTGTTCAGCAGTATGTGCAATAA
- a CDS encoding homocysteine S-methyltransferase family protein encodes MKCYSPTFLRLLVHSITSGVRTNIMLLKEELQKRILVIDGAMGTMIQKHHLTEADYRGERFKDWHVDVKGNNDLLCITQPQIIKGIHLLYLEAGADIIETNTFSSTVIAMADYDMQSLAYELNVAAAKCAREAVAEYQQKHPEAGPKFVAGAIGPLNKTLSLSPDVNNPGYRAVSFDEVANAYYEQIDGLVNGGVDILLIETIFDTLNAKGAIYAVKKYFRDKGIPELPIMISGTITDASGRTLSGQTLEAFYTSVMHANPISIGLNCALGAAEMRSHIEELSQIAACYTSAYPNAGLPNAMGEYDEAPHQTAHFIEEWAKEGFVNIVGGCCGTTPDHIKHIADNVRKMQPRPLPVVETTI; translated from the coding sequence TTGAAGTGCTACTCCCCAACATTCCTTCGTTTATTGGTTCATTCAATCACCAGCGGTGTAAGAACCAATATTATGTTACTAAAAGAAGAACTACAAAAAAGAATTCTGGTAATTGATGGTGCCATGGGTACCATGATACAGAAGCATCATTTAACCGAAGCCGATTACAGAGGCGAGCGATTCAAAGACTGGCATGTGGATGTAAAAGGCAATAACGATTTGCTATGTATTACGCAGCCGCAAATCATCAAAGGCATACACTTACTGTATTTAGAAGCAGGTGCAGATATCATTGAAACCAATACCTTCAGTAGTACGGTCATTGCCATGGCAGACTACGATATGCAAAGTTTGGCTTATGAGTTGAACGTAGCTGCCGCTAAATGTGCCCGCGAAGCAGTTGCGGAATACCAGCAAAAACATCCAGAAGCAGGCCCCAAATTTGTTGCCGGTGCCATTGGCCCATTGAATAAAACCTTGAGTCTGTCGCCAGATGTAAACAATCCAGGATACAGAGCAGTCAGTTTTGATGAAGTAGCCAATGCCTATTATGAACAAATAGATGGATTGGTTAACGGAGGTGTAGATATCTTATTAATCGAAACCATTTTTGATACACTCAATGCAAAGGGAGCCATCTACGCAGTCAAAAAATATTTCAGAGACAAGGGCATACCAGAACTACCCATCATGATCAGCGGCACCATTACCGATGCATCGGGTAGAACCCTGAGTGGACAAACCTTAGAAGCATTTTACACATCGGTAATGCATGCCAACCCCATCAGCATTGGATTAAACTGTGCATTGGGAGCAGCAGAAATGAGAAGTCATATAGAAGAGTTGTCTCAAATAGCCGCTTGCTATACATCGGCCTATCCCAATGCGGGTTTGCCAAACGCCATGGGCGAGTATGATGAAGCACCCCACCAAACCGCACACTTTATAGAAGAGTGGGCTAAGGAAGGATTTGTCAATATCGTAGGTGGCTGTTGCGGAACCACACCCGACCATATTAAACATATTGCAGACAACGTAAGAAAAATGCAACCCAGACCCTTACCTGTGGTTGAAACAACTATTTAA